Within Sulfurovum xiamenensis, the genomic segment AATAAAAAATACTTGAAAGAAGTTCATGAGATGGATCTTTTTTTTGTATGATCACAGCACTAGTACCCATGTCTGAAAACATTTCAAGGAAACCTACAAAGATCATCAAAACAGCAAAAATACCAAAATCATCAGGTGACAGTAGCCTTGCATAAACAGTAAGGCTTACGAGACTCAATACCTGTCTGAAAATATTTGCAAAAACAACCCACTTCGTTCCTGATATGACCTTCGCTTTCAAACTCATAAATATAGTCTTTTTAAAAGTTTTCTTATAATGTCATCTCTTAATAATCCTGGATTGAAAATAATCTCTCTACGAACGATTCGTTTAACTCGTTGTGCAAATGCTTTGTCTTCGGCCAAAGCATAATAAAACATGTAAGGTTTTGAATCAAATGTAATTGACTTCGTAATCAGTGCATCTATATCAGTTTTTTTTGTCACCTCTATCAACTGTTTAAAAGCATCATCAAGAGACTCTAAAATAATATCAAGCTTTGTTTCTGTTGCAGTGGAAGCATACGTTCTTACCATAATCATCTCATCCATCATCTCAAATCTAAAGCCTTGAAAAGCACAGTAGATCATACTGGTGATATCTGAAGGAGCCAATCTGTGATTTGCCTGAAGAAAGCCTCCGACTTCAAGCATTCCTTCCCGACTGTAACAGGTTCCTGCTGGTGCAACAGCACCGAACATAAACATGGTCGGTGCATACTCACCAACAATCATTTCATTCACATTAAAGCCTGCTTTTTTAACGATCGGATATGAATCTCGAAAAAGACTGTGTCCCCATAAAATGTATTTTTTAGGATAATTTCTCTGCTTTAATTTTCTGGAAACAGTCTCGACCGCATGATCTTCCAATATATCATCAGCGTGACAAAAAAGGACATATTCTCCATTTGCATACTTTAGACAATTATTATGATTATCCATAATAGGAACACGTTCTTCAAGGGTAACTATTCGAATCTTATTATCATATTCTGCAATAATTTGAGGTGTTGTGTCTGTGCTCGCATCATCAACGATCAGAATCTCATATTGTATATCGGTTTTTTGATTTAAACATGAATCAATTGTTTTACGAATGGAACTTTCATTATTATAAGCGGGGATTGCTATAGTGATTAATGGTTCTTGCATCTTTTTCTTTCCTTTTATACATTTTAGCGATTA encodes:
- a CDS encoding glycosyltransferase family 2 protein, with the translated sequence MQEPLITIAIPAYNNESSIRKTIDSCLNQKTDIQYEILIVDDASTDTTPQIIAEYDNKIRIVTLEERVPIMDNHNNCLKYANGEYVLFCHADDILEDHAVETVSRKLKQRNYPKKYILWGHSLFRDSYPIVKKAGFNVNEMIVGEYAPTMFMFGAVAPAGTCYSREGMLEVGGFLQANHRLAPSDITSMIYCAFQGFRFEMMDEMIMVRTYASTATETKLDIILESLDDAFKQLIEVTKKTDIDALITKSITFDSKPYMFYYALAEDKAFAQRVKRIVRREIIFNPGLLRDDIIRKLLKRLYL